One genomic segment of Hordeum vulgare subsp. vulgare chromosome 2H, MorexV3_pseudomolecules_assembly, whole genome shotgun sequence includes these proteins:
- the LOC123428040 gene encoding molybdopterin biosynthesis protein CNX1 has protein sequence MLRVEEALAAVLSAAAACRAAPSAVPLLDALGLVLAEDARAPDPLPPFRASVKDGYAVVAADGPGEYPVIAEARAGDDALGVVVTPGTVAYVTTGGPIPDGADAVVQVEDTEQVAAAPDGSKRVRISARVPEGHDIRSVGCDIEKDSIVLKSGENIGPAEIGLLATVGVTTVKAYRRPTIAVFSTGDELVEPATATLNRGQIRDSNRAMLLAAAIQQKCKVVDLGIAKDTEESLMEHMDAALHSDADIILTSGGVSMGDRDLVKPCLAKMGKIHFEKIRMKPGKPLTFAEITSNDTTKPSKTALAFGLPGNPVSCMVCFNVFVVPAIRLVSGWSNPHLQRVHVRISHPLRADPHRMEFHRAVIRWVLDDGSGRPGYVAESTGHQASSRLLSMKSANALLEVQSSGQILAAGASVQAILISDITSPPLDKLPAASSPLSSHLVSSAKSALAGAPQAAASQNAEVKVAILTVSDTVSSGAGPDRSGPRAVSVVNSSSEKLGGAVVVATAVVPDEVDKIKEILVKWSDIDRVNLILTLGGTGFTPRDVTPEATKCVIEKEAPGLAFVMIQESLKVTPFAMLSRAACGIRGSTLIINMPGNPNAVAECMEALLPALKHAMKQLKGDKREKNPRHVPHAEAAPVDQWERSFRAASSGGGCSCDP, from the exons ATGCTGCGGGTGGAGGAGGCGCTGGCGGCGGTGCTGTCCGCCGCGGCGGCCTGCCGCGCCGCCCCGTCGGCCGTGCCGCTGCTCGACGCGCTCGGCCTCGTCCTCGCGGAGGACGCCCGCGCGCCCGACCCGCTGCCCCCCTTCCGCGCCTCCGTCAAG GACGGGTACGCCGTGGTGGCCGCCGACGGGCCCGGGGAGTACCCGGTCATCGCGGAGGCCAGGGCCGGCGACGACGCGCTCGGCGTGGTCGTCACCCCAGGCACCGTCGCCTACGTCACGACCGGAG GGCCGATTCCCGACGGCGCGGATGCTGTCGTGCAGGTGGAGGACACGGAGCAGGTCGCCGCCGCGCCGGATGGGTCGAAGAGGGTCAGGATCTCGGCGCGGGTACCCGAGGGGCACGATATACGCAGCGTG ggatgtgacatagaGAAAGATTCTATAGTCCTGAAATCCGGTGAGAACATAGGTCCTGCAGAGATTGGGCTACTTGCAACAGTGGGAGTAACTACTGTCAAG GCATACCGTCGACCAACCATTGCTGTATTTTCTACAGGGGATGAGTTAGTTGAGCCAGCCACTGCAACTCTCAATCGTGGTCAG ATTCGTGATTCCAACCGGGCCAtgctacttgctgctgctatTCAGCAGAAGTGTAAAGTTGTTGACTTGGGTATTGCAAAAGATACTGAAGAAAGTCTTATGGAGCATATGGATGCAGCTCTACATTCTGATGCTGATATAATCCTTACTTCTGGTGGTGTTTCCATGGGTGATAGAGATCTTGTCAAACCTTGCTTGGCAAAGATGGGTAAAATTCACTTCGAAAAG ATTCGAATGAAACCAGGGAAGCCATTGACATTTGCTGAGATCACATCAAATGACACAACAAAGCCATCCAAAACAGCTCTTGCTTTTGGTTTGCCTGGAAACCCTGTGAGTTGTATGGTTTGCTTCAATGTCTTTGTTGTTCCTGCAATACGTCTCGTCTCTGGTTGGTCAAATCCTCATCTGCAGAG AGTGCATGTGCGTATATCACATCCTCTAAGGGCAGACCCACATCGCATGGAGTTTCATCGTGCAGTGATCAGATGGGTGCTTGACGATGGATCTGGTAGGCCAGG TTATGTTGCTGAGAGCACTGGCCATCAAGCTAGTAGCCGCCTTCTAAGTATGAAATCGGCAAATGCCTTGCTGGAAGTGCAATCATCTGGGCAGATATTGGCAGCTGGGGCATCTGTCCAAGCTATACTTATTTCTGATATAACTAGCCCTCCTCTGGATAAGTTGCCTGCTGCTTCCAGCCCCCTATCATCTCATCTTGTTTCTTCTGCAAAAAGTGCTTTGGCGGGTGCGCCACAGGCTGCAGCCTCTCAGAATGCCGAAGTTAAAGTAGCAATTCTGACTGTTAGTGACACTGTTTCTTCTGGAGCAGGCCCAGATAGGAG TGGCCCAAGAGCTGTATCTGTAGTGAACTCTTCATCAGAGAAATTAGGGGGAgcagttgttgttgctactgctgtagtTCCAGATGAAGTGGACAAAATTAAGGAGATTCTGGTGAAGTGGAGCGATATTGACCGCGTCAACCTCATATTGACCTTAG GTGGCActggcttcacacctagagatgtTACGCCAGAAGCAACTAAATGTGTAATAGAGAAAGAAGCACCTGGCCTTGCGTTTGTTATGATTCAGGAGAGTTTGAAG GTGACACCTTTTGCGATGCTCTCCCGGGCCGCCTGTGGTATAAGAGGATCGACACTT ATCATCAACATGCCCGGCAACCCAAATGCTGTCGCGGAGTGCATGGAGGCTCTTCTCCCGGCGCTGAAGCATGCCATGAAGCAGCTGAAGGGTGACAAGAGGGAGAAGAACCCCCGCCACGTGCCTCACGCTGAAGCGGCGCCCGTGGACCAGTGGGAGCGCAGTTTCAGAGCTGCGTCGTCGGGCGGCGGCTGCTCATGCGACCCCTGA
- the LOC123428041 gene encoding protein UXT homolog isoform X1, with the protein MAMAVAEARLRQEKVKKFEDFVDRRLKPDLVNAIAQRDNLFQQQKTFLDLKKNIENLEKNGVTSMRSMVNLGSEVYMQAEVPDTRHIFVDIGLGFHVEFTWQEALQFISVREARLARQIDEYTHLIASIKAQIKMVCEGIRELLQLPAE; encoded by the exons ATGGCCATGGCCGTGGCGGAGGCACGTCTCCGgcaggagaaggtgaagaagttcGAAGATTTCGTGGACCGACGCCTCAAGCCTGACCTTGTGAACGCCATAGCCCAGCGCGATAACTTGTTCCAGCAGCAGAAGACTTT CTTGGATTTGAAGAAGAACATCGAAAATTTGGAAAAGAATGGTGTAACGAGCATGCGCTCCATGGTCAATCTTGGCTCAGAGGTGTACATGCAAGCAGAAGT GCCGGACACGAGGCACATTTTTGTGGATATCGGTCTAGGTTTTCATGTGGAATTTACTTGGCAAGAGGCTCTGCAGTTTATATCTGTACGAGAAGCAAGGTTGGCCAG ACAAATAGACGAGTACACACACCTCATAGCGAGCATAAAGGCACAGATCAAGATG GTATGTGAAGGTATCCGTGAACTCCTGCAATTACCAGCGGAGTGA
- the LOC123428039 gene encoding transmembrane 9 superfamily member 11-like: MAMAMASRTTSTILSTLLLFTMMHFDISPATAFYLPGSYPHRYLPGEALAAKVNSLTSASSKLPFPYYSLPFCSPQGGVNRAAESLGELLLGDRIETSPYRFSMLTNSSTVFLCRTDPVSPAAADLIRSRIDDAYHVNLLLDTLPVVRYVSNPIAPDVLLRSTGFPVGVRADDGEYYVYNHLRLTVLVNKQKNGTARVETLMATVDGSELIGLSAGGGGAGGYTVVGFEVVPCSVEHDEAAIGGKKMYDGFPSKAAAGCDPSVVGMRVQANRPLAFSYEVAFVESAVAWPSRWDAYLEMGGAQVHWFSILNSIVVVAFLAAIVLVILLRTVRRDLAQYEELGGEAAAPHADDIAGWKLVAGDAFREPSHPVLLCVMVGDGVRILGMGVVTILFAALGFMSPASRGALVTGMLCFYLVLGLAAGYTAVRLWKTVRHGEAAGWKAVAWRASVLFPGIGFSVFTALNCVLWYNGSTGAVPFALFVVLIMLWFFVSVPLTLAGGLLASRARGHVEYPVKTNKIARQVPAAQCSPWVLVAVAGTLPFGTLFIELFFIMSSLWLGRVYYVFGFLLVVLGLLVAVCAEVSVVLTYMGLCVEDWRWWWRSFFASGSVAAYILGYAVYYLVFDLHSLSGPVSAALYVGYSLLMALAVMLATGAVGLGASFWFVYYLFSTVKLD, encoded by the coding sequence atggcaatggcaatggcttCCCGTACCACGTCCACCATCCTCTCCACCCTTCTTCTCTTCACGATGATGCATTTCGACATCTCCCCGGCGACGGCCTTCTACCTCCCGGGGAGCTACCCGCACCGCTACCTCCCCGGCGAGGCCCTCGCCGCCAAGGTCAACTCCCTCACCTCGGCGTCCTCCAAGCTGCCCTTCCCCTACTACTCCCTCCCCTTCTGCTCGCCGCAGGGCGGCGTCAACCGCGCCGCCGAGAGCCTCGGCGAGCTCCTCCTCGGCGACCGCATCGAGACGTCGCCCTACCGCTTCTCCATGCTCACGAACAGCAGCACTGTGTTCCTCTGCCGCACCGACCCGgtctcccccgccgccgccgacctcATCAGGTCCCGCATCGACGACGCCTACCACGTCAACCTCCTCCTCGACACCCTCCCCGTGGTCCGGTACGTGAGTAATCCGATCGCTCCCGACGTGCTGCTCCGGTCCACCGGCTTCCCCGTCGGCGTGCGGGCCGACGACGGGGAGTACTACGTCTACAACCACCTCAGGCTCACGGTCCTGGTCAACAAGCAGAAGAATGGCACCGCCAGGGTGGAGACCTTGATGGCCACCGTCGACGGGTCCGAGCTTATCGGCTTatccgccggcggcggcggcgccggcgggtaCACCGTCGTCGGGTTCGAGGTCGTGCCGTGCAGCGTGGAGCACGACGAGGCGGCCATCGGAGGCAAGAAGATGTACGACGGCTTCCCGTCCAAGGCGGCCGCCGGGTGCGACCCCTCCGTGGTCGGCATGCGCGTGCAGGCCAACCGGCCGCTGGCCTTCTCCTACGAGGTGGCCTTCGTGGAGAGCGCCGTGGCGTGGCCGTCGCGCTGGGACGCGTACCTCGAGATGGGCGGCGCCCAGGTGCACTGGTTCTCCATCCTCAACTCCATCGTGGTGGTGGCGTTCCTGGCGGCCATCGTGCTGGTCATCCTGCTGCGCACCGTGCGGCGCGACCTGGCGCAGTACGAGGAGCTcggcggcgaggcggcggcgccGCACGCCGACGACATCGCCGGGTGGAAGCTCGTGGCCGGGGACGCGTTCCGGGAGCCCAGCCACCCAGTGCTCCTGTGCGTGATGGTGGGCGACGGCGTGCGCATCCTGGGCATGGGCGTGGTCACCATCCTCTTCGCGGCGCTCGGGTTCATGTCGCCGGCGTCCCGGGGCGCGCTCGTGACCGGCATGCTCTGCTTCTACCTCGTCCTGGGCCTGGCCGCCGGGTACACCGCGGTGCGGCTCTGGAAGACGGTGCGGCACGGCGAGGCcgccgggtggaaggcggtggcgTGGCGCGCGTCGGTGCTCTTCCCGGGCATCGGGTTCTCCGTCTTCACCGCGCTCAACTGCGTGCTCTGGTACAACGGCAGCACGGGGGCGGTGCCGTTCGCGCTGTTCGTGGTGCTGATCATGCTCTGGTTCTTCGTGTCCGTGCCGCTGACCCTGGCCGGCGGGCTCCTGGCGTCGCGCGCCCGCGGCCACGTGGAGTACCCCGTGAAGACGAACAAGATCGCGCGGCAGGTGCCGGCGGCGCAGTGCTCGCCGTGGgtgctggtggcggtggcggggACGCTGCCGTTCGGGACGCTCTTCATcgagctcttcttcatcatgtcgagcCTGTGGCTGGGGCGGGTGTACTACGTGTTCGGGTTCCTGCTGGTGGTGCTGGGGCTGCTGGTGGCGGTGTGCGCCGAGGTGTCGGTGGTGCTCACGTACATGGGGCTGTGCGTGGAGGactggcggtggtggtggcgctCCTTCTTCGCCTCCGGCTCCGTCGCCGCCTACATCCTCGGGTACGCCGTCTACTACCTCGTGTTCGACCTGCACAGCCTAAGCGGCCCGGTGTCCGCCGCGCTCTACGTCGGGTACTCGCTGCTCATGGCGCTCGCCGTCATGCTCGCCACCGGCGCCGTCGGGCTCGGCGCCTCCTTCTGGTTCGTCTACTACCTCTTCTCCACCGTGAAGCTCGACTGA
- the LOC123428041 gene encoding protein UXT homolog isoform X2, translating into MAMAVAEARLRQEKVKKFEDFVDRRLKPDLVNAIAQRDNLFQQQKTFLDLKKNIENLEKNGVTSMRSMVNLGSEVYMQAEVPDTRHIFVDIGLGFHVEFTWQEALQFISVREARLARQIDEYTHLIASIKAQIKMVCEGIRELLQLPAE; encoded by the exons ATGGCCATGGCCGTGGCGGAGGCACGTCTCCGgcaggagaaggtgaagaagttcGAAGATTTCGTGGACCGACGCCTCAAGCCTGACCTTGTGAACGCCATAGCCCAGCGCGATAACTTGTTCCAGCAGCAGAAGACTTT CTTGGATTTGAAGAAGAACATCGAAAATTTGGAAAAGAATGGTGTAACGAGCATGCGCTCCATGGTCAATCTTGGCTCAGAGGTGTACATGCAAGCAGAAGT GCCGGACACGAGGCACATTTTTGTGGATATCGGTCTAGGTTTTCATGTGGAATTTACTTGGCAAGAGGCTCTGCAGTTTATATCTGTACGAGAAGCAAGGTTGGCCAG ACAAATAGACGAGTACACACACCTCATAGCGAGCATAAAGGCACAGATCAAGATG GTATGTGAAGGTATCCGTGAACTCCTGCAGTTACCAGCGGAGTGA